A region from the Lycium barbarum isolate Lr01 chromosome 8, ASM1917538v2, whole genome shotgun sequence genome encodes:
- the LOC132607028 gene encoding protein NRT1/ PTR FAMILY 5.6-like, with amino-acid sequence MDKINVEMEQIKRAEESVEIDEQKLVYDSSVDHKGRVPLRSSTGEWKASLFIIAIEFSERLSYFGIATSLIIYLTKVIHQDLKTAAKSVNYWIGVTTLMPLLGGFLADAYLGRFSTVLLSSTVYFLGLLLLTMSRVVPSLKPCDSNHLCDEPRKVHEPIFFLAIYLISIGTGGHKPSLESFGADQFDDENPEERRKKMSFFNWWNFGLCCGLFLGVTLIVYVQEHVSWAMADLILTVVMASSIAIFYAGRPFYRYRKTTGSPLTPMLNVIVAATRKRNLQLPLNPYHLHEVPKSGTTQRRLLGHTKKLKFLDKAAIVDGTRDSIEQQQNPWKLATVTKVEELKLIINMIPIWLTTLPFGICVSQAATFFIKQGLTTNRKIIHNFEIPPASIYALSAVGMIISVIIYDKILVPFLRRATGNERGINILQRIGIGMIFSISTMVVAALVERKRLNVVRKNPVEGSASMSVFWLAPQFIILGIADGFSLVGLQEYFYDQVPDSMRSLGIALYLSVIGAANFISSILITIVDHITEKTGKSWFGKDPNSSRLDYFYWLLATITAVNLCVYVFVARSYTYKNVDNRTTMVVADCDDGDNREAMA; translated from the exons ATGGATAAGATAAATGTGGAAATGGAGCAGATAAAGAGAGCAGAAGAATCAGTAGAAATTGATGAGCAAAAATTGGTTTATGATTCTTCTGTTGATCATAAAGGACGAGTTCCTCTTAGGAGTTCAACTGGTGAATGGAAGGCCTCCCTCTTCATTATTG CGATTGAATTCAGTGAGAGGCTGAGTTACTTTGGAATAGCCACAAGTTTGATTATATACCTAACGAAAGTCATCCATCAAGATCTCAAAACAGCAGCGAAAAGTGTCAATTACTGGATAGGAGTCACCACCCTGATGCCATTGCTTGGAGGCTTTCTGGCTGATGCATACTTGGGAAGATTCTCCACCGTTCTTCTCTCTTCCACGGTCTACTTCCTG GGCTTGCTTCTCTTGACAATGTCTAGAGTGGTCCCGAGCTTAAAACCTTGTGACAGTAACCACCTCTGTGATGAACCGAGGAAGGTCCACGAGCCGATCTTCTTCCTTGCGATCTACTTAATATCTATTGGAACGGGAGGACACAAGCCTTCTCTTGAGAGCTTTGGAGCTGATCAGTTTGATGATGAAAATCCTgaagaaagaaggaaaaagatGTCCTTTTTCAACTGGTGGAACTTTGGGCTATGCTGTGGACTGTTTCTTGGAGTTACTCTTATCGTTTATGTGCAAGAGCATGTTAGCTGGGCCATGGCAGATCTAATACTCACAGTAGTTATGGCTTCTAGTATAGCCATCTTCTATGCAGGGAGACCATTCTACCGTTACAGGAAAACAACTGGAAGTCCGTTAACACCCATGCTAAATGTGATTGTAGCTGCAACTAGAAAAAGAAACCTTCAACTTCCTTTAAATCCTTATCATCTACATGAAGTTCCCAAGTCAGGAACTACCCAAAGGAGGCTATTAGGCCACACTAAAAAGCTGAA GTTCCTTGATAAAGCTGCAATCGTAGATGGAACACGAGATTCAATAGAACAGCAACAGAATCCATGGAAACTTGCAACTGTCACCAAGGTGGAAGAACTGAAGCTAATTATCAACATGATTCCTATTTGGCTAACCACTTTACCATTTGGTATATGTGTATCACAGGCCGCAACTTTTTTCATAAAACAAGGCCTGACAACAAATCGGAAGATCATTCACAATTTTGAGATTCCCCCAGCCTCAATTTATGCTCTGTCAGCTGTTGGCATGATAATATCCGTCATTATCTATGACAAAATCCTTGTACCTTTCCTGAGAAGGGCAACAGGAAATGAGAGAGGCATAAATATTCTCCAAAGGATCGGTATTGGAATGATCTTCTCGATTTCTACTATGGTAGTTGCAGCTTTGGTTGAGAGAAAGAGACTGAATGTTGTTCGTAAAAATCCAGTCGAGGGTTCAGCTTCAATGAGTGTGTTTTGGCTAGCCCCGCAATTCATCATCCTTGGAATAGCTGATGGATTTTCCCTAGTGGGATTGCAAGAATACTTCTATGACCAAGTGCCCGATTCCATGAGAAGCTTGGGCATTGCACTTTACCTTAGCGTGATTGGTGCGGCAAATTTTATTAGCAGCATCTTGATAACCATTGTGGATCATATCACAGAGAAAACTGGCAAGAGTTGGTTTGGAAAGGATCCAAACAGCAGCCGGCTTGACTATTTCTACTGGTTGTTGGCGACCATCACAGCAGTAAATTTGTGTGTTTATGTTTTTGTTGCAAGGAGCTATACCTACAAGAATGTGGACAATAGGACAACTATGGTTGTAGCTGATTGCGATGATGGGGATAATCGTGAAGCAATGGCTTAG